AGCCACCAGGACTTGGTCATCCCCAATTCCGGCAATGTCACCATGAACATCTTCGACCACTTGTTTTAGGTCTTTAATAGCCCGGTCAAGATTGAACTTATCACGTTTTAGCAGTGAAATATCAATGAGGAGGAGGTTACCATCATATATCTCTTTTTTAAGTTCCGGTATCTCGTTTAAATTATTCAGTTCTGCGATGCGGATATACATTTCAGCAGGTTCGGTTTCAAGTACTTCCTCATATTTGCTTAGGTCAAGATCCACATATTCATCAACCTCAGACTTTGAGACAGAAGAGCCTCCAAATAATTTTTTAATTTTTGACATGAATATACACCTATTTAACGAACCAAGTTTCTTGAATAGTCTATACAAGTGCCACTACATATATATTTTGATAAATTTCATCACACAGTACTCCGAATAGCCCTACTTACGATTTATTTTTTCAAATTAATCATATCAGAAATCATATTTCTCATTGAAAATTTTTCAATCAATAAGGTCCCTCCCTAATATCAATATCTTACATGCTAATTGCACTTTTGGCTAAAATAAAAAGACAGTCCAGTCAAGTTACACAAAACAGAGCTTAGCTCGGCACGCCCGTGGCCATAGCGTCAAGATTGGCTTGGATTTTCCATAATAAGCATCAACTGCTTCCATACTCACATCTGCTCCTTAAATGGCTTGAAGAGTAGAAATCAATTCACCAGATGGTTTAGTCAAAAGTTGTGACGGCACACCCAACCACAGCGGAGCCAAGTAATAGTGTTAATAATATTTCCCTGACCACACTACATCCTTATATCTTCATGTACTATAGCATACTCTCATGGCAAGCTACAATAAAATTCTGAAAGATGTAATAAGAAAAGCAGATATCCTTCTGGAAGTAGTAGATGCCAGGTTTCCTGATGAGACACGAAACAGCGAGGTCGAGCGTGATATTTCGCGTTCAAAGAAACCTTTCATAATAGTCCTCAATAAATGCGATCTTGTATCAAAACAGACCCTTGAAAAAACCAAATCCCGCTTCTCAAAAATTGCTCCAACTGTTTTTGTGTCCAGTAAACAGAGGCTCGGGACAACAATGTTACGACACAAGATACTTGAAACCGCCAACATACGAGGGCGTGATATTCTGGTCGGCTCACTTGGTTATCCAAACACAGGCAAATCATCAGTAATAAATGGCGTAGCCGGGAAACATAAAGCCAGAACCTCCTCAATATCAGGCTATACAAAAGGAGTGCAACTTGTGAATGCAGGTTCACGCATTAAA
This portion of the Methanosarcinales archaeon genome encodes:
- the sepF gene encoding cell division protein SepF, which translates into the protein MSKIKKLFGGSSVSKSEVDEYVDLDLSKYEEVLETEPAEMYIRIAELNNLNEIPELKKEIYDGNLLLIDISLLKRDKFNLDRAIKDLKQVVEDVHGDIAGIGDDQVLVAPMGVKIDRSKIAGGR
- a CDS encoding 50S ribosome-binding GTPase — translated: MASYNKILKDVIRKADILLEVVDARFPDETRNSEVERDISRSKKPFIIVLNKCDLVSKQTLEKTKSRFSKIAPTVFVSSKQRLGTTMLRHKILETANIRGRDILVGSLGYPNTGKSSVINGVAGKHKARTSSISGYTKGVQLVNAGSRIKFIDTPGVIPFDENDEYIQGLLAIKDATHLQDPIGVAMIIIEKLCRENKTALESFYHVTIEGQDSYEVLELIGKQSNFLKKKGEVDETRTAVKMINDWQKGLLLI